The following proteins are encoded in a genomic region of Gouania willdenowi chromosome 6, fGouWil2.1, whole genome shotgun sequence:
- the LOC114465689 gene encoding tetraspanin-7-like, translating to MRSSQSYNSLSVRPSPSRRALDWEREQLAVRRLSSPRGLDLFSPPPLPRRPSAIPGYLLPPYQQQEEQFHQHHHQQQQQRLSLSIGSNASLAPPAHPPVGAVPPCCRPVGVMHLLRLGLLAFSCLFWAAGLAIFTLGVWAQISLADYMLLSANKYPNAPLILLATGATVTAWGFLGCLGVAANLPCVLRAYGFFQLAALIGGLAAGLSGLFYREEIAGGFRSGLQRAVAGYTVDEGRADALDSLQRALECCGAEGWRDWLTSDWAIQHMMFLPNENGTSVSLPDSCCARRKGCKNRPLLTDDGIDGVATAGIHPHGCFRKVFSLVNANVFHIAATVLGLAFTQIGGIALACLLANKMAPRQHGRVVAH from the coding sequence ATGAGGTCTTCACAGTCCTACAACTCGCTGTCAGTTCGTCCAAGCCCCAGCAGACGAGCTTTGGACTGGGAGCGTGAGCAGCTAGCAGTGCGAAGGCTCTCGTCCCCACGAGGTCTCGACTtgttttctcctcctcctctccctcgTCGACCCTCTGCCATCCCCGGCTACCTGCTGCCTCCGTACCAGCAACAAGAGGAGCAGTTTCACCAGcaccaccaccagcagcagcagcagcgcctTTCTTTATCCATCGGCTCCAACGCCTCGCTGGCGCCCCCTGCGCATCCACCTGTGGGCGCCGTCCCACCCTGTTGCCGCCCCGTTGGAGTTATGCACCTTCTGCGTCTTGGTCTGCTGGCCTTTAGCTGCCTCTTCTGGGCAGCGGGCTTGGCCATCTTCACCCTGGGCGTCTGGGCTCAGATTTCATTGGCGGACTACATGCTGCTGTCGGCCAACAAGTACCCCAACGCCCCGCTCATCCTTCTGGCCACCGGTGCTACTGTCACTGCCTGGGGGTTCCTTGGGTGTCTTGGCGTTGCTGCAAACCTTCCATGTGTGCTCCGAGCCTACGGTTTCTTTCAACTTGCTGCACTTATAGGTGGTTTGGCAGCTGGACTCTCGGGCCTGTTCTACCGTGAGGAAATTGCGGGGGGATTTCGTAGCGGTTTGCAACGAGCGGTTGCCGGCTACACAGTGGACGAAGGCCGAGCCGATGCTCTGGACAGCCTTCAGAGGGCCTTGGAATGCTGTGGTGCCGAGGGTTGGCGAGACTGGCTCACGTCGGACTGGGCTATTCAGCACATGATGTTCCTGCCCAACGAGAACGGCACCTCTGTGTCCCTGCCAGACAGCTGCTGCGCGAGACGCAAAGGGTGCAAGAACCGGCCTCTTCTGACGGATGACGGCATCGATGGCGTAGCCACTGCGGGAATTCATCCGCACGGCTGCTTCCGGAAAGTCTTCAGCTTGGTCAACGCCAATGTCTTTCATATCGCTGCCACTGTCCTGGGATTAGCCTTCACTCAGATCGGAGGAATTGCCTTGGCTTGTTTGCTGGCCAACAAAATGGCACCAAGGCAGCATGGCCGAGTGGTGGCACATTAA
- the LOC114465281 gene encoding zinc finger protein 665: MEVHDSAEKITDPGLPLSSLRLLVSPLQLLSAAMWNLVRQKDVMNYEKLQEFVSLVTQAVPGLINQKQRAQLLLGLRARLILELCKGSAQGSVDSQVIQRHLDRLSVTSERIPMDAEVRKTESTFIALVQSLLKDPIERAYFFQEVFPVEYGSQYDTALHVLLWELLSKLEKLLPVPDLKRTAAWLGSDSAVLEECVHSSLQELSTVFKHYRSSGLLKMAYGPSSTIGRCILSALSVPPSQKPNVNLDSIHNYANVLNPVTLAAAEQYSLVAVYTEVVDSSEQGNDGEHEPEDVQMDFYEEEIEAVSAEHIKPRAEETSDDQDLQTQTKTFTKESLSQENPPGERRNSLSENEKLEDQNKATAEEEKINRPSDDHDINTVSTQACDVSSLSWRTDMTSGGISLDTKTSSTVSVAPSVIAIKASERGNSDEMSIIFTCSHCPFYNSDKNTPPHFHMQSVQSDSYRTHSGAAFTPAPSSTDEIFTSIKLIPKGNVEQSDAAWQDDESAGSPSHSKHKALTCDTCGKSFTRTSDVRRHQLTHTGERPFRCSQCDRTFLYSSELTKHEAKDHGVDISFTCQLCHVSFTNLRALTVHHKGCHSDDIRLPQICSICSQTFPSADELTEHKKSHVSARRYVCLHCGEGFHSLLARSQHRQMHQVKRQHKCPHCEKTYTRRADVKRHLSSHTGEQPYQCNQCGKRFSLRFMLVKHLRVHSGERPFQCSHCPKKFALASVLERHERMHTGEKPFLCSQCGKGFLSQGELCKHHRSHVDDKPFSCPQCHKRFKSKKTQQAHIVSHGGARPFPCTYCGKCFTKSYALTRHNLIHTGERPFPCGHCEKSFRTLTEAQLHRRIHTGERPYACDTCELRYKSSSELARHKRRHAGLKRSRLHCELCMKTFTSKAKLRKHTETHGEEEHPM, from the exons ATGGAGGTTCACGATTCTGCGGAGAAAATTACTG ATCCTGGACTACCTTTGTCCTCGCTCCGCCTCCTGGTTTCCCCTCTGCAGCTCCTGTCTGCTGCCATGTGGAACCTGGTCAGGCAGAAAGATGTGATGAACTACGAGAAGCTGCAGGAGTTTGTGTCTCTGGTGACCCAAGCCGTTCCCGGTTTGATCAACCAGAAGCAGAGGGCGCAGCTGCTCCTCGGCCTCAGAGCTAGA TTGATCCTGGAGCTGTGCAAAGGCTCTGCCCAGGGGTCGGTTGATTCTCAGGTGATCCAGAGACACCTGGACAGACTGTCTGTAACCTCTGAGCGGATT CCCATGGATGCAGAGGTGAGGAAAACTGAGTCCACCTTCATCGCGCTTGTTCAGAGCCTGCTAAAAGATCCAATAGAGAGAGCTTATTTCTTTCAG GAAGTTTTTCCGGTGGAGTACGGCTCACAGTACGACACAGCTCTGCACGTGCTCCTGTGGGAGCTCCTCTCCAAGCTGGAAAAGCTGCTCCCTGTGCCGGACCTTAAACGG ACCGCTGCCTGGCTCGGCTCTGATTCGGCAGTTTTAGAGGAATGTGTTCACTCGTCACTTCAAGAGTTAAGTACAGTGTTCAAGCACTACAGGAGCTCAGGGCTGCTGAAGATGGCTT ACGGCCCGTCCTCCACCATCGGGCGCTGCATCCTGTCGGCTCTGTCCGTTCCTCCGTCACAGAAACCCAACGTCAACCTGGACTCCATCCACAACTACGCCAACGTACTAAACCCCGTCACGCTGGCGGCAGCGGAGCAGTACAGCCTGGTGGCCGTTTACACCGAGGTGGTCGACTCGTCAGAACAAGGAAACGATGGCGAGCACGAGCCTGAGGACGTCCAGATGGATTTCTACGAAGAGGAGATCGAGGCTGTGAGCGCAGAGCACATCAAACCCAGAGCGGAGGAGACGAGTGATGACCAGGATTTACAAACTCAGACAAAAACATTCACCAAGGAGAGTCTGAGTCAGGAAAACCCTCCAGGAGAGAGAAGGAACAGTCTGTCTGAGAATGAGAAACTAGAAGATCAAAACAAAGCAACAGCTGAAGAAGAGAAGATTAACAGACCATCAGATGACCACGACATCAACACTGTGTCCACACAAGCATGTGACGTTTCTTCACTCAGCTGGAGAACCGACATGACCTCAGGAGGGATCAGCCTCGACACCAAAAC GAGCTCGACTGTATCAGTGGCTCCGTCTGTCATCGCCATCAAGGCAAGTGAACGAG GTAACTCTGATGAGATGTccatcatcttcacctgctcacaCTGTCCTTTCTATAACTCGGACAAAAACACTCCCCCTCACTTCCACATGCAGAGCGTCCAGTCCGACTCGTACCGGACTCACTCTGGAGCCGCGTTTACCCCGGCCCCCTCCAGCACGGATGAGATATTTACATCCATCAAGTTGATTCCCAAAGGAAATGTGGAGCAGAGTGACGCAGCGTGGCAAGACGACGAAAGCGCAGGTTCTCCGTCGCACAGCAAACACAAAGCTCTCACCTGTGACACGTGTGGTAAGTCGTTCACCCGAACGTCGGACGTCAGGCGACACCAGCTCACGCACACCGGGGAGCGACCGTTCCGCTGCTCGCAGTGCGATCGCACCTTCCTCTACTCGTCGGAACTGACAAAGCACGAGGCCAAAGATCACGGCGTGGACATTTCCTTTACCTGTCAGCTGTGCCACGTGTCCTTTACCAATCTACGAGCTCTGACCGTCCACCACAAGGGGTGTCACTCCGACGACATCCGGCTCCCTCAGATCTGCTCCATCTGCAGCCAAACCTTCCCCAGCGCAGACGAACTGACGGAGCACAAGAAGTCCCACGTCAGCGCCAGGCGGTATGTCTGCCTGCATTGCGGCGAGGGTTTCCACTCCCTGCTCGCCCGCTCCCAGCACCGGCAGATGCACCAGGTGAAGCGACAGCACAAGTGTCCGCACTGCGAGAAGACGTACACGCGCAGAGCCGACGTCAAGAGGCACCTGTCCTCCCACACTGGGGAGCAACCTTACCAGTGCAACCAGTGCGGCAAGCGGTTCTCGCTGCGATTCATGCTTGTCAAACACCTCCGCGTTCATTCGGGTGAGCGACCTTTCCAGTGCTCCCACTGCCCGAAAAAGTTTGCGCTGGCATCTGTGCTGGAGCGACATGAGCGGATGCACACAGGAGAGAAGCCTTTCCTCTGCTCACAATGCGGGAAAGGTTTCCTATCCCAGGGCGAGTTGTGCAAGCACCACAGGTCCCACGTGGACGACAAACCCTTCTCATGCCCTCAGTGCCACAAACGCTTCAAGAGCAAGAAAACCCAGCAGGCGCACATCGTCTCCCATGGCGGCGCCCGTCCCTTCCCGTGCACGTACTGCGGTAAGTGCTTCACCAAGTCTTACGCGCTCACCAGACACAACCTGATCCACACGGGGGAGAGGCCGTTCCCGTGCGGACACTGTGAGAAGTCCTTCCGGACGCTGACCGAAGCTCAGCTGCACCGGAGGATCCACACGGGCGAGAGGCCGTACGCCTGCGATACGTGCGAGCTCCGGTACAAGAGCTCGTCGGAGCTGGCACGACACAAACGAAGGCACGCAGGCCTAAAACGGAGCAGACTGCACTGTGAGCTGTGCATGAAGACGTTCACCTCAAAGGCCAAGCTGAggaaacacacagagacacacggAGAGGAAGAACACCCCATGTAA
- the washc3 gene encoding WASH complex subunit 3 isoform X1 has translation MDEDGLPIVGSGVDLTKVPAIQQRRIVAYLNQFVVHTVRFLNRFSTVCEEKLADISLRIQQIETTLCILEAKLSSIPGLEDVTVDGLGQTTQTNGPVPFTQTHTESPAAETLHPTELLHHLSRSQVTPEEAPVEKHEAPADNVMTVAKDPRYARYLKMVQVGVPVMAIRNKMVLEGLDSNLLDTPDAAVPDAGTANAKDHDVAATSSDSESSFSD, from the exons ATGGACGAAGACGGACTGCCCATTGTGGGCTCCGGAGTGGATCTGACGAAg GTTCCTGCAATACAGCAGAGGAGGATCGTGGCGTATCTGAACCAGTTTGTGGTTCACACTGTTCGCTTCCTGAATCGATTCTCCACCGTGTGTGAAGAG AAACTTGCAGACATCTCCCTCCGCATTCAGCAGATTGAAACCACTCTGTGCATTCTGGAGGCCAAG CTGTCGTCCATTCCTGGACTGGAGGACGTGACTGTGGATGGACTGGGTCAGACGACGCAGACAAACGGACCGGTTCCCTTCACTCAGACTCACACTGAGAGTCCTGCTGCTGAGACACTGCATCCCACAGAG CTCCTCCACCATTTGTCCCGTTCTCAGGTCACACCTGAAGAAGCACCGGTGGAGAAACACGAGGCGCCTGCGGACAACGTGATGACGGTGGCCAAAGACCCTCGATACGCTCGATACCTGAAAATGGTTCAAGTG GGAGTCCCAGTGATGGCCATCAGGAATAAAATGGTGTTGGAGGGTTTGGATTCCAATCTGCTGGA CACCCCTGACGCTGCGGTGCCTGACGCAGGAACAGCAAACGCAAAAGACCACGACGTCGCCGCCACCAGCTCCGACAGCGAATCATCTTTCAGCGACTAA
- the washc3 gene encoding WASH complex subunit 3 isoform X2 — protein sequence MDEDGLPIVGSGVDLTKVPAIQQRRIVAYLNQFVVHTVRFLNRFSTVCEEKLADISLRIQQIETTLCILEAKLSSIPGLEDVTVDGLGQTTQTNGPVPFTQTHTESPAAETLHPTEVTPEEAPVEKHEAPADNVMTVAKDPRYARYLKMVQVGVPVMAIRNKMVLEGLDSNLLDTPDAAVPDAGTANAKDHDVAATSSDSESSFSD from the exons ATGGACGAAGACGGACTGCCCATTGTGGGCTCCGGAGTGGATCTGACGAAg GTTCCTGCAATACAGCAGAGGAGGATCGTGGCGTATCTGAACCAGTTTGTGGTTCACACTGTTCGCTTCCTGAATCGATTCTCCACCGTGTGTGAAGAG AAACTTGCAGACATCTCCCTCCGCATTCAGCAGATTGAAACCACTCTGTGCATTCTGGAGGCCAAG CTGTCGTCCATTCCTGGACTGGAGGACGTGACTGTGGATGGACTGGGTCAGACGACGCAGACAAACGGACCGGTTCCCTTCACTCAGACTCACACTGAGAGTCCTGCTGCTGAGACACTGCATCCCACAGAG GTCACACCTGAAGAAGCACCGGTGGAGAAACACGAGGCGCCTGCGGACAACGTGATGACGGTGGCCAAAGACCCTCGATACGCTCGATACCTGAAAATGGTTCAAGTG GGAGTCCCAGTGATGGCCATCAGGAATAAAATGGTGTTGGAGGGTTTGGATTCCAATCTGCTGGA CACCCCTGACGCTGCGGTGCCTGACGCAGGAACAGCAAACGCAAAAGACCACGACGTCGCCGCCACCAGCTCCGACAGCGAATCATCTTTCAGCGACTAA